A stretch of the Sinorhizobium alkalisoli genome encodes the following:
- a CDS encoding aspartate aminotransferase family protein, which produces MYSNSLIELDRAHLVHPVASYRGHEKLGVRVLASASGATVTDASGKQLIDGFAGLWCVNAGYGHESIVEVATRQMRDLPYATAYFGLGSEPAIRLASELAERAPGNLDHVYFTLGGSDAVDSTIRFIRYYWIARGEPQRDQFISIEQGYHGSSTVGAGLTALPLFHAGFGIPFDWQHKIPSHYAYRNPVGDDPQAIIDASLAALRRKVEEIGSERVAAFYAEPIQGSGGVLVPPKGWMKAMRNLCHELGILFVADEVITGFGRTGPLFACEEDEIVPDLMTVAKGLTSGYVPMGAVFMGDHIYQTIADSAGAAAVGHGYTYSAHPVSAAVGLEVLKLYENGLLDNGRKAGARLMAGLEGLKDHPLVGDVRGRGMLAAVELVTDKEKKTPLPAAADPARRIFDRAWENGLVIRAFANGVLGYAPPLCCTDADIDAIVERTRKVLDETLADPDVRAAVRA; this is translated from the coding sequence ATGTACAGCAATTCCCTCATCGAACTGGACCGTGCTCATCTCGTGCATCCGGTCGCCTCCTATCGCGGCCATGAAAAGCTGGGCGTGCGCGTGCTCGCCTCGGCTTCAGGTGCGACAGTCACCGACGCTTCAGGCAAGCAGCTGATCGACGGATTTGCCGGCCTCTGGTGCGTCAATGCCGGCTACGGCCATGAGAGCATCGTCGAGGTGGCAACGCGGCAGATGCGCGATCTGCCCTATGCGACCGCCTATTTCGGTCTCGGATCGGAGCCGGCGATCCGGCTTGCCTCGGAACTCGCCGAACGGGCGCCGGGCAATCTCGACCACGTCTATTTCACGCTCGGCGGCTCCGATGCGGTCGACAGCACGATCCGGTTTATCCGCTATTACTGGATCGCCCGGGGTGAACCGCAGCGCGACCAGTTCATCTCCATCGAGCAGGGCTATCACGGCTCCTCGACGGTTGGTGCGGGCCTGACGGCCTTGCCTTTGTTCCATGCGGGCTTTGGCATACCCTTTGACTGGCAGCACAAGATTCCATCGCACTATGCTTACCGTAATCCGGTCGGCGACGATCCGCAGGCGATCATTGATGCGTCGCTTGCAGCGCTGCGGCGCAAGGTCGAGGAGATCGGTTCCGAGCGGGTCGCGGCCTTCTATGCCGAGCCGATCCAGGGCTCCGGCGGAGTGCTGGTACCGCCCAAAGGCTGGATGAAGGCAATGCGCAATCTTTGCCATGAACTCGGCATTCTCTTCGTTGCCGACGAGGTGATCACCGGCTTCGGCCGCACCGGACCGCTCTTTGCCTGCGAGGAAGATGAGATCGTTCCGGACCTCATGACCGTGGCGAAGGGCTTGACTTCCGGCTACGTGCCGATGGGCGCGGTTTTCATGGGCGATCATATCTACCAGACGATCGCCGACAGCGCCGGTGCCGCAGCCGTCGGCCACGGCTACACCTATTCGGCCCATCCGGTCAGCGCCGCGGTCGGCCTTGAAGTGCTGAAGCTCTACGAGAACGGGTTGCTGGACAACGGCCGCAAAGCCGGCGCACGGCTGATGGCGGGGCTTGAAGGCCTCAAGGACCATCCGCTCGTCGGCGATGTCCGCGGCCGCGGCATGCTGGCGGCCGTTGAGCTCGTAACCGACAAGGAGAAGAAGACCCCGTTGCCGGCCGCAGCCGACCCGGCACGGCGCATCTTCGACCGCGCCTGGGAGAACGGCCTCGTCATCCGCGCCTTCGCCAACGGCGTCCTCGGCTATGCGCCGCCGCTCTGCTGCACCGACGCCGACATCGACGCCATCGTCGAGCGCACCCGGAAGGTGCTGGACGAGACCTTGGCGGACCCGGACGTACGCGCGGCCGTGAGGGCCTGA
- a CDS encoding HAD-IA family hydrolase: MTFDVVGTLIDFESGLKDCLAGIAAEAGVDIDGEEALTLYRAARYSEDADLFPDDLVRVYLQIAPKLGLPADRSYGERLRDSARNWKGFADSADALARLAKDYRLIAMTNARRWAFECFARELGNPFYAAFTADDTGTEKPDPAFFEKVFDFVASEGHSKDDILHVAQSQYHDIGISRELGMTNCWIERRHAQKGYGGTIEPAEFTKPDYHFTSMAALADAVAEERK, encoded by the coding sequence ATGACCTTCGACGTAGTCGGCACGCTGATCGACTTCGAGAGCGGCCTCAAGGACTGCCTCGCCGGCATCGCGGCCGAGGCGGGCGTCGATATCGACGGCGAAGAGGCGCTGACGCTCTATCGCGCCGCCCGCTATTCCGAGGACGCGGACCTCTTTCCCGACGATCTCGTGCGGGTCTACCTCCAGATCGCGCCGAAGCTTGGCCTGCCAGCAGACCGAAGCTATGGCGAGCGCCTGCGGGACTCGGCAAGGAACTGGAAAGGCTTCGCGGACAGCGCCGATGCCCTGGCGCGGCTTGCGAAGGATTACCGGCTCATCGCCATGACCAACGCCCGCCGCTGGGCCTTCGAGTGTTTCGCGCGCGAGCTCGGTAACCCCTTTTACGCCGCCTTCACCGCGGACGACACCGGCACCGAAAAGCCGGACCCCGCCTTCTTTGAAAAGGTGTTCGACTTCGTCGCGTCCGAAGGCCATTCCAAGGACGACATCCTGCATGTCGCCCAGAGCCAGTATCACGACATCGGCATCTCGCGGGAGCTCGGCATGACCAATTGCTGGATCGAGCGCCGCCATGCCCAGAAGGGCTACGGCGGCACCATCGAGCCAGCCGAATTCACGAAGCCGGACTATCACTTCACCTCGATGGCAGCCCTCGCCGACGCCGTGGCTGAAGAACGCAAGTGA